A window of Metopolophium dirhodum isolate CAU chromosome 6, ASM1992520v1, whole genome shotgun sequence genomic DNA:
attattatccggCCTAACAGCATTTTCACTGATGTTTGTACCTTCAATACCTTTGGACTCTTCAGTAGAACTAAATTGCAATTCTGCcacatatttaaatgtttgttccGAGGATAATGTACCTTTGTCGAAGTGTTCCTCTAAACGAGTTAATGATGTTAATGGCGGTAAATTTGGTTGCgatgtaaatattaatgttcaaatttaattttttttattatttgcttgTTTATTGAATGTTGCATTGATTTCCTATTTGATTATAGTTAAAATGTGAGAACAGTGTTCATTTTCGTAGTGAAATGTGCTCAAATTGGGGATTTAAAGACTATTGCCAATTATCAAATTCGTCTATTGTTAATgctattgaatattatgaacCAAACACTTCACAAATAATTAGACAaagatcaaataaaaattattataatgatgattatGTTTACTTATCTGCAACGTTAGAAATGAACCATTCTGTTAATGTAAGTATACAAATGTATGTTCTAATCTTGGTTCtgataaacatatatttataggttgataattgtttttacttCCGAATATCATATGCaagtttctattttaattattctgaAGTAGTTAATCACACACCAGTTTGTAATAGAAGCTTAAGATCACAATGCCAAGTACAATGTAACTCTGAAGTCATAATGGATTTAATAACCCCCCAAAAGTATAAAGGCAGTGTCTTGGAATTAAGTCATTtctggatattttttttgttagttagTCTGTTTTGGGTTTGTCAAGCGATTATTTATAGTCTTGGTGATTCTATTTGCTTCGATCAACTAGGTAAGGTttgaattaatacattttatataatatctacaactttaaattgttatgtatttaattaataataggtaacaaGCCTAATCTATATGGAAAACAAAGATGCTGGGGTGCTATTGGATGGggaattttttcaatatttgctGGATGGCTCTTAGATATTTTTAGTTCCAGTGaagtaaataaaaactatttaccaATATACTATTTATGTTTACTGGTACTACTTGGCAACTTTGTTGTTGCATCAAAacttaaagtaattattttttcaatcaaattttaaaaccataataattgatatttaacatattatatttattaaaaacttcatATTAAAGGTGAcagaaacaaaaatatcaactaATATATGTAAAGATTTTGGAAAACTGTTAGTGGAAGTCAAGGTACTAGGATTTCTTATTTGGGCAATAGTAGTTGGAATTTGCACTGGAATGATTTGGCAATATCTTTTTTGGTAAGTAATTAATTGTATAGCATTAATGTACAataacatatacataaatattagataCATAGGCAATTAgataatactgtaatagttaatttaattgtatagcatttatattttattattatttaattcataacatACCACATTTTAGCCTACCTAATtcgtgaaataaaaaatatcacattCAATGTTTGGGAATTTGGGAATAAAATATCTAtgattatcatttaattataaattagtgtaaatgtacataatattttatagtttaatgttGTACTTTCACTTATTTTAGGTACATTGAAGATGTAGCTTCTATGAATGAGTGTAATACTCAACGTTGGATTAAAACACTGCAAGGTTTAGTATCAGGAGTTCAATGTTTTGGAGGTGAAGTTCCATTCTTTTTCTGGTCAGGCTGGATTATGAAACGTTTGGGACACTTGAACTGTATGTCTCTTGTTTTGGGAgtttttgcatttagattttttgctTATTCTGTTCTTATAAATCCAATTTGGGTACTCGTTATTGAGTTAACTAATGGAATTACTTTTGGATTGGCATATGCTGTACTCATGTCTTATGCTAGTATACTTGCTCTACCCGGTAGCGAAAGTACTATGATAGGACTTGTTGGTGGAGTTTTTGAAGGCATAGGTAACTATTTTAATCTTttgttaaaagtataaatatagaataattaataatgttcaaTTTCTATCATAGGTGTGTCTTTGGGTAGTCTAATAGGTGGCTGTTTATACGACAAATATGGTGGAGCTCAAACGTTCAGATTATTTGCATATGGTGCTGCATTAATGTGTGTAATTCATTTGTTATGTCAAAAAGTTCTGAAAGCAAATAGAAAATTGGGCCTGCCAAGTAAGtaaatcttaatttaataaactaatggGGTACTTATCCTTCTTTTCGACTACTGTGAGATGCTGTGACTTCAACCAGACACTTATCTATTATCTAGACCAGTGGTGACCAATCTTTTGTTAGTATTGTTAGTACAGTCCAGATAACCGAATTGGTAATCGGCCTGGTAGTCGATATAACGGATAAGTACTACTAATAGGCAGGTATGAACAATTTATTGCAAGTTAAAAGTAAAACTACATATTGCTATGAAATTACCTTTAATttgattcataatttttttttttataataggaaAATTGTAATCttggaaaatattcaaatttgtagaactttatgttttttttaaacaaatttttatactAGAAATACCAATTTTAGATTACATACTTGAGTAAAgattaatattgtaatctatTTAAAATGTCAAGTTCCTATGATACTTACTTTAAAATCAGCTGAATGAAAGCCAGCTAAagtttaaaatcatataatgtGATTTTTCCAGAcattgtaattagtaattactaattagtgtatttgttattttttgaaaattattctcTTGTACTATAAACATAAAACACAATTTCACAATaaatttgtatgttatttaaagtaaatacatAAGATTTCTAActgcaatttaatatattgtactaaaaGTTACATTAttgccaacaatattatatttatttaaactaatgaATTACCTATTCGtgaatatttttgtatcattagtatttatactaatttttttatttttaatgaaaatgtatataattaaaaagctAAATTTATAATCTAAAGGTTATTTGAAAACAAGTAAGCTTTCATGTGCACATTTTAaggttcaaaatttgaaattttccaaaaatttgtatcactattatttataatatttttgtctactaaaaaacaaattcatattaattttcttaaaaatatttagtatgacCTTTAATTAACAcgttatattgatatttatcatttaatagtacattttaaaattatttcaaatgttttaaatattgtttagacctttaaacgtaattttatttgtgattagttaaaaaaaatgtgtccaaATATTTAcatctatcatattattaggttACAATTTAGAAGAAGTACAAAACAACATCCCATTTTAAAGAAACAGGTAGCTCAAGGGTTTATTTAGTTAAGTTGCATTTATGTTTTGAgttgtgtttttatattatttaaagctatgtataatacattgttttaaatatattatttttattgattttattataatattgaatgctATGGATGTCAAATATTGAGTGTTGGGttccttttaaaaagtaattatctTCCTTTACTTgccattcaaataatattttaatgaaatcacTTTACTTTTGAATAGGaaaagtaaatttgttttttttcattacaaaaaaaaaacggtacaCAGGTAATTTCTCAAATTTCTTATCATTTggataattattcataattataagtacaaatagtgtttacatataatttaataagatattgtcaaaatgaaaattagttttaaaagttaattatgtAAAGTACCTATACTGTCTGTAAATATGTtgtccaaaatattaaaaaccgaaCTGTGacaagtaaaaatttaatataatattcatccattgtacctatatattttgaatattattatttttcatgacTAAAATTTTAGGAactatttatcaaaaataacatttctattacatttttattatttggaaatATGTCCAAGAAAatcacataacataatattacaattattgcaACACGTTATTTTCGTTACGTCACTACCCAACactgttaatattaaagttttatcaaatattcataGTACGcacttaattatttgaatttgtttcTGTGTTTGAGATTTTTTTGTGCATAGTTAATTGCAGTTTTGATAAACTTCTACAGTAGTATTGATGaactagaaaaaattatttttaaacttaaaatagatATAGTTTAGTTATCATGTTTTGTTCTATTTcccataaaaaaactatttaaattaggaataatattttgaattaaaaaaattttaccataaatagcgcatcttatattttttaattttatacataaaactcGCTtcctataatatgtagtaaaatgatcaatactttaaatattttcattttcattatttatgccttatttttcatttatttattttatatatcaaaAGATAaagaatgttttattttataccaagAAGATGaatttaatgtttgtatatttataccatcacagcaaatattaaaattttataatatcaacagCCTCTATAATCGAGTaagatttttatacaatttataaaattttttttttttattttttcaaacttatCTTTTAATCAACACTAATTATACAtatcctattattatttaaatttaaaagtggtGAAACCTGTGAAggtgtaatttaatttacattacttcaccaatttaattaatatattttatagggaatcatcatattataaagtatagatGTTTTGATCACATTTACTTagtttgttaatttttcaattatcattcttacaataaattaatttcaattaaattataaaattatagattttacaagtccaaacaaaaaaaataaaccaaattattaCTCTTATcagctattttaatttaacagttatgaattttgttatatttttcaggTTTTATTAGCGGCTCAACTGAATACGCCAGTCCAAATGAAGCTATTCATATGCTGattgataattaaatttattttttttcaacgttcCTACTTTATTGTTCCATCTCGTTTTTacttcaaaaaacaaaaaaagaaatactTAATTTACAGCCActtatacctagtataatactttattttgattttaagtaattattaatggAATGggtgaatattaaaattattgaaacttctagtatataaaacaaaatgacAAATGGTATGAattgagcataatattttttgggaattatttaaaatactttttaatataaccAAAATTCTACCGAATTAGgaaatatttaacttacaaatattagtattgcttatttataatcaaaactTGCTTCTCagttcttattatttaaaataattaattaatttttattagtttaaccATGAAATTACGTATTCCTAGTTAAACTTAATTTTGCTTTCTtagtatcattattttaattcattttattatattatcttgataTCAATCATATTACACCaggataattatataatttgtcagTTACACTAAAGTTGTACATgcaatattttaagatttactaGGAATcgatctttattttattatttttttataatttgtcgattatataacaaaacttttttctatttttaaattattcaatattcaccCAAAAGTATCAGTGTAGCTTTGGTTTTTGTTCTTACagtatttttgtattcaatattatatttacgtaacTATTAGTTTTGGTTTAATATGGTGCTATGGATAAATTCTGTATTTCGCTTGAAGCACAACATATTTACAGGGATATT
This region includes:
- the LOC132946096 gene encoding uncharacterized protein LOC132946096 isoform X2: MPLIQVDVKMLPMKVHYFLFMGGVAPMTSFLPTIAKQLGYSTIVVGTIYSILPILSLIIKPIIGAIVDHFRVKKLIFLAFILLSGLTAFSLMFVPSIPLDSSVELNCNSATYLNVCSEDNVPLSKCSSKRVNDVNGGKFGCDLKCENSVHFRSEMCSNWGFKDYCQLSNSSIVNAIEYYEPNTSQIIRQRSNKNYYNDDYVYLSATLEMNHSVNVDNCFYFRISYASFYFNYSEVVNHTPVCNRSLRSQCQVQCNSEVIMDLITPQKYKGSVLELSHFWIFFLLVSLFWVCQAIIYSLGDSICFDQLGNKPNLYGKQRCWGAIGWGIFSIFAGWLLDIFSSSEVNKNYLPIYYLCLLVLLGNFVVASKLKVTETKISTNICKDFGKLLVEVKVLGFLIWAIVVGICTGMIWQYLFWYIEDVASMNECNTQRWIKTLQGLVSGVQCFGGEVPFFFWSGWIMKRLGHLNCMSLVLGVFAFRFFAYSVLINPIWVLVIELTNGITFGLAYAVLMSYASILALPGSESTMIGLVGGVFEGIGVSLGSLIGGCLYDKYGGAQTFRLFAYGAALMCVIHLLCQKVLKANRKLGLPSYNLEEVQNNIPF
- the LOC132946096 gene encoding uncharacterized protein LOC132946096 isoform X1; the protein is MPLIQVDVKMLPMKVHYFLFMGGVAPMTSFLPTIAKQLGYSTIVVGTIYSILPILSLIIKPIIGAIVDHFRVKKLIFLAFILLSGLTAFSLMFVPSIPLDSSVELNCNSATYLNVCSEDNVPLSKCSSKRVNDVNGGKFGCDLKCENSVHFRSEMCSNWGFKDYCQLSNSSIVNAIEYYEPNTSQIIRQRSNKNYYNDDYVYLSATLEMNHSVNVDNCFYFRISYASFYFNYSEVVNHTPVCNRSLRSQCQVQCNSEVIMDLITPQKYKGSVLELSHFWIFFLLVSLFWVCQAIIYSLGDSICFDQLGNKPNLYGKQRCWGAIGWGIFSIFAGWLLDIFSSSEVNKNYLPIYYLCLLVLLGNFVVASKLKVTETKISTNICKDFGKLLVEVKVLGFLIWAIVVGICTGMIWQYLFWYIEDVASMNECNTQRWIKTLQGLVSGVQCFGGEVPFFFWSGWIMKRLGHLNCMSLVLGVFAFRFFAYSVLINPIWVLVIELTNGITFGLAYAVLMSYASILALPGSESTMIGLVGGVFEGIGVSLGSLIGGCLYDKYGGAQTFRLFAYGAALMCVIHLLCQKVLKANRKLGLPSFISGSTEYASPNEAIHMLIDN